The Microbacterium foliorum genome has a window encoding:
- a CDS encoding immunoglobulin-like domain-containing protein, giving the protein MTSLLTRSIRKATAVAAAAATVVAIGAVSTHTASVAAEGPTPLIHYTFDAASGTTVSDTTGNGYDAMIKQNGAKVENGQLSLPGGSASSAGYLDIPTAGLVGKKTLTVSTWLSGRTGPANTAAAFLGAPVASGASYSSGYWLLNPANPSGYVKAVVTNATNAGAPWGTEVGAGATNAATSGARTPAGMSLYTSVIDGTAGTLTTYVNGAQISSVAIARDVSSFGSALVGYLGRSTYNDAGWAGDVDDFAVYESALDAAQVQQLFSDQALERAVASVTVPSTATEAFTLPTTTSGVAISWASDNAAIQITGGAAAVLRPTPGSADAVATLTATFTVGGALTTRTFTVTVPAALSDQARADADLAAVAVADADDLRASFSVPTTGANGSTLSWSVTSGSASATLRAGVRDGSATVSITRPAAGAASASATLSVTASVGDATATRTFALTVRPQPAGDAEKEAYVWTFFTGEGAGAERVSLAASKGDDALRWNTLNGGEPIFTSTQGTQGLRDPFIIRSHEGDKFYMLATDLKIDGLAGGFTTSQISGSQHIEVWESTDLVNWSAQRHVQVSSAYAGNTWAPEAYWDDEIQRYVVFWASNLYPTTDASTRTAVTYNRMMYATTDDFVTFSEPQIWSDVRRGTGLGLIDSTVAEEDGVYYRFTKDEASMTIREEKSTDLLATISGALPGTSGSSDEWTLVKERIATGLPNGEPGGTYSSGEGPNIFAANPGDVNGLSWYLFIDQPSYHGGPNHYIPFGSDDITDGSSWQALGSTLRANLPQNSDGGKPRHGTVIPVTRAEYQTVLEGFAPEIAVTDVAPIAVSTRAGSAPVLPKATLTTASGTTATVDVAWEGVDPADYASAGTFTVRGVAQDASRMPVTATVTVTPGIGVDLSTRCVAGKVVVTAKVANAGTDAARVTVSSSYGTQVVDLAGGKTSTVTFSTRAASVASGEVQATVSGSTVTGTFAAKTC; this is encoded by the coding sequence ATGACGAGTCTGCTCACCAGAAGCATCCGCAAGGCGACGGCCGTGGCCGCGGCTGCCGCGACCGTGGTGGCGATCGGAGCCGTGTCGACGCACACGGCCTCGGTCGCCGCCGAGGGCCCGACACCCCTCATCCACTACACGTTCGATGCCGCCTCCGGCACGACGGTCAGTGACACCACCGGCAACGGTTACGACGCCATGATCAAGCAGAACGGCGCGAAGGTCGAGAACGGGCAGCTCTCACTGCCTGGGGGCAGCGCGTCGAGCGCCGGCTACCTGGATATCCCGACCGCAGGTCTCGTCGGCAAGAAGACGCTGACGGTCTCGACCTGGCTGAGCGGACGCACAGGTCCCGCCAACACGGCGGCCGCGTTCCTCGGAGCCCCCGTCGCATCGGGCGCGAGCTACTCCAGCGGCTACTGGCTGCTCAACCCGGCCAACCCGAGCGGCTACGTGAAGGCCGTCGTGACGAACGCCACGAACGCCGGAGCACCGTGGGGCACAGAGGTCGGTGCCGGCGCGACGAACGCCGCGACCTCGGGGGCACGCACACCCGCCGGGATGTCGCTGTACACGAGCGTGATCGACGGCACCGCAGGCACCCTGACGACGTACGTCAACGGCGCGCAGATCTCGTCGGTCGCGATCGCGCGCGACGTGTCGTCGTTCGGCTCGGCCCTGGTCGGTTACCTCGGACGCTCGACGTACAACGACGCCGGCTGGGCGGGTGACGTCGACGACTTCGCCGTCTACGAGAGCGCACTCGACGCCGCGCAGGTGCAGCAGCTCTTCTCGGATCAGGCGCTCGAGCGGGCCGTGGCCTCGGTCACCGTGCCCTCGACGGCGACCGAGGCGTTCACGCTGCCGACCACGACCAGCGGCGTCGCGATCTCCTGGGCCTCCGACAACGCGGCCATTCAGATCACGGGGGGTGCCGCGGCTGTGCTGCGCCCCACCCCCGGGTCGGCGGATGCCGTGGCCACCCTCACCGCGACGTTCACGGTCGGCGGCGCGCTGACCACTCGGACGTTCACGGTGACGGTTCCCGCCGCTCTCTCCGATCAGGCCAGGGCGGATGCCGATCTGGCTGCCGTCGCGGTGGCCGATGCCGACGACCTCAGGGCGTCGTTCTCGGTGCCGACGACCGGTGCGAACGGCTCGACCCTGAGCTGGAGCGTCACGAGCGGATCGGCGTCCGCTACTCTCCGCGCGGGTGTGCGCGACGGATCCGCGACCGTGTCGATCACCCGCCCGGCCGCCGGCGCGGCGTCGGCATCCGCGACGCTCTCGGTCACGGCATCCGTCGGCGACGCCACGGCCACCCGCACGTTCGCGCTGACCGTGCGCCCTCAGCCGGCGGGAGATGCCGAGAAGGAAGCCTACGTCTGGACGTTCTTCACCGGCGAGGGTGCTGGCGCGGAGCGCGTGAGCCTCGCCGCCTCGAAGGGCGACGACGCGCTGCGCTGGAACACGCTGAACGGCGGCGAGCCGATCTTCACCTCGACGCAGGGCACGCAGGGTCTGCGTGATCCGTTCATCATCCGCTCGCACGAGGGCGACAAGTTCTACATGCTCGCGACCGACCTGAAGATCGACGGCCTCGCCGGCGGCTTCACGACCTCGCAGATCTCGGGATCGCAGCACATCGAGGTGTGGGAGTCCACCGACCTCGTGAACTGGTCCGCGCAGCGCCATGTGCAGGTGTCGTCGGCGTATGCGGGCAACACCTGGGCGCCGGAGGCGTACTGGGACGACGAGATCCAGCGCTACGTCGTCTTCTGGGCGTCGAACCTCTACCCGACGACGGATGCCTCCACCCGCACCGCCGTGACGTACAACCGCATGATGTACGCGACGACGGATGACTTCGTGACGTTCTCCGAGCCGCAGATCTGGTCGGACGTGCGGCGGGGAACGGGCCTCGGGCTGATCGACTCGACCGTCGCCGAGGAAGACGGCGTCTACTACCGCTTCACGAAGGACGAGGCGTCGATGACGATCCGCGAGGAGAAGTCGACCGACCTGCTCGCCACGATCAGCGGCGCACTGCCCGGCACCAGCGGCAGCTCCGACGAGTGGACCCTCGTGAAGGAGCGGATCGCGACCGGACTGCCGAACGGTGAACCAGGCGGCACCTACTCCAGCGGCGAGGGACCGAACATCTTCGCAGCGAACCCCGGCGACGTGAACGGCCTCTCCTGGTACCTGTTCATCGATCAGCCGTCGTACCACGGAGGACCGAACCACTACATCCCGTTCGGATCCGACGACATCACCGACGGATCGTCGTGGCAGGCGCTCGGCTCGACCCTGCGCGCGAACCTGCCGCAGAACAGCGACGGCGGAAAGCCACGGCACGGCACCGTGATCCCGGTGACGCGCGCCGAGTACCAGACGGTGCTGGAGGGCTTCGCGCCCGAGATCGCGGTGACCGATGTCGCTCCGATCGCCGTGTCGACTCGCGCGGGCAGCGCTCCCGTGCTGCCGAAGGCGACGCTGACGACGGCGAGCGGCACCACCGCGACGGTCGATGTCGCGTGGGAGGGCGTCGACCCCGCCGACTACGCGAGCGCCGGCACTTTCACGGTGCGCGGCGTCGCACAGGATGCCTCTCGGATGCCGGTCACGGCAACGGTCACCGTCACCCCTGGCATCGGAGTCGACCTGTCGACACGCTGCGTGGCCGGCAAGGTCGTGGTCACCGCGAAGGTCGCCAATGCCGGAACGGATGCCGCACGCGTCACAGTGTCGTCCTCATACGGTACACAGGTCGTCGACCTCGCCGGAGGCAAGACCTCGACGGTGACCTTCAGCACCCGTGCGGCCTCGGTGGCCTCGGGTGAGGTGCAGGCGACGGTGTCGGGCTCGACGGTCACGGGGACGTTCGCCGCCAAGACCTGCTGA